The following coding sequences lie in one Seriola aureovittata isolate HTS-2021-v1 ecotype China chromosome 5, ASM2101889v1, whole genome shotgun sequence genomic window:
- the LOC130169389 gene encoding AP2-associated protein kinase 1-like isoform X6, with the protein MKKFFDSRRELVSSGPGSGAGGGGAGSGGGGSFIGRVFTIGRYQVTVEEIVAEGGFAIVFLVRTHQGLRCALKRMYVNNEHDLQVCKLEIQIMRDLVGNKNIVGFLDSSITAVGAGDVWEVLILMDFCRGGQVVNLMNQRLQTGFTEPEVLQIFCDTCEALARLHQCKTPIIHRDLKVENILLHDRGHYVLCDFGSATNRFQNPQTEGVPVVEEEIKKYTTLSYRAPEMVNLYGGKVITTKADIWAMGCLLYKLCYFTLPFGESQVAICDGSFTIPDNSRYSQDMHCLIRYMLEPDPDKRPDIYQVSYFSFKLARRECPVPNVHNSPIPAKLPEPIRASEAVAKKSQTKARLTDPIPTMETSIAPRQRPKAGQAQPQPISGILPIQPALTPRKRPNVPAGAPQAIGVGISGPPPAAAAVQPAQQGPAAQAASQPGQAASMQPQATPQHHQLLMKQQQASAFLSPQSNQQHQLVQSLHHQPQQQQTASQASTVLQSKAKPVHPVVTLQLQYQQQQQHVAHETAAPHLTPIPESAVIGPAADPEVATAARGIHKVGSLTPPSSPKMAPKSGHRRILSDVTHSAVFGVPVSKSTQLLQAAAAEASLNKSKSASTTPSGSPCSSQQSVYHPGDGDAPSTLTAPNTQPSWNPFGDDNFSKLTAEELLNKDFAKLAETAAPGEKITGSSENLIPGLNAFPEKLIEGLKSPETSLLLPDLLTLADPFNSSAESSTNAKAQVCVDSLIPGLEAPQAQRHSAQPELIPASMPDSLTGEDTLLGCDLLSRTSPHGNQSVSALPSSSCSSAPPGSGSGSCLEELPPGQTASDSAFLMSCGEKGNDDEFDPIPVLISKNSNQGGHSRSNSGSSESSIPNLARSLLLVDQLIDL; encoded by the exons GGGGTTTTGCCATAGTTTTTTTGGTGCGGACTCATCAGGGCTTACGTTGTGCACTAAAAAGGATGTATGTCAACAATGAACATGATCTGCAGGTCTGCAAACTTGAGATACAGATTATG aGGGACCTAGTGGGCAACAAAAACATAGTTGGTTTCCTGGACTCCAGCATAACTGCAGTTGGAGCTGGTGATGTCTGGGAAGTCCTAATCTTAATGGACTTCTGCCGAG GTGGGCAGGTGGTTAACCTAATGAACCAGCGGTTACAGACAGGCTTCACTGAACCAGAGGTGTTACAGATCTTTTGTGACACATGCGAGGCGCTCGCTCGTCTCCACCAGTGCAAAACTCCAATTATCCATCGAGATCTCAAG GTGGAAAACATTCTCCTGCACGATCGGGGGCACTACGTGCTCTGTGACTTTGGAAGTGCCACCAACCGCTTCCAAAACCCTCAAACAGAGGGGGTGCCAGTCGTAGAGGAGGAAATCAAAAA GTACACTACTCTGTCATACCGTGCTCCAGAGATGGTCAACCTCTACGGTGGAAAGGTCATCACAACAAAAGCAGACATTTGG GCAATGGGTTGTCTACTCTATAAGCTGTGTTACTTCACACTTCCTTTTGGGGAGAGCCAAGTGGCTATCTGTGATGGCAGCTTCACAATCCCAGACAACTCCCGCTACTCCCAGGACATGCACTGTCTCATTA GATACATGCTGGAACCTGACCCAGATAAGAGACCAGACATCTACCAAGTATCCTACTTTTCCTTTAAACTGGCGCGACGAGAGTGTCCAGTCCCAAATGTACAT AATTCGCCCATTCCTGCAAAACTtcctgagccaatcagagccagTGAAGCAGTGGCCAAAAAGAGTCAAACCAAAGCCAG GCTTACAGACCCCATTCCTACCATGGAAACCTCAATTGCACCTCGACAACGACCCAAGGCTGGCCAGGCTCAGCCCCAGCCGATATCGGGCATTCTCCCCATCCAGCCAGCTCTCACCCCTCGCAAGAGACCCAATGTGCCAGCTGGAGCGCCCCAGGCCATAG GTGTTGGTATCAGTGGCCcacctccagctgcagctgctgtccaaCCTGCTCAACAGGGCCCTGCTGCACAGGCTGCATCACAGCCAGGCCAGGCAGCCAGCATGCAGCCACAGGCTACACCGCAGCATCACCAGCTCCTCATGAAGCAGCAGCAAGCTTCGGCCTTCTTAAGTCCACAGAGTAACCAGCAG CATCAACTGGTACAGAGCCTCCATCACcaaccacagcaacaacaaacagcGTCTCAGGCGTCTACTGTGCTGCAGTCCAAAGCTAAACCTGTTCATCCAGTTGTTACTCTGCAACTGCAataccaacagcagcagcagcatgtagCCCATGAAACAGCAGCTCCACATCTCACACCTATCCCTGAGTCTGCAGTCATTGGTCCTGCAGCTGACCCAGAGGTTGCG ACGGCTGCCCGAGGGATTCACAAAGTAGGCTCCTTGACACCCCCCTCGTCGCCAAAGATGGCCCCTAAGAGTGGGCACAGACGCATCCTGAGCGATGTCACCCACAGTGCCGTGTTCGGGGTTCCAGTCAGCAAGTCCACCCAGCTACTTCAGGCAGCCGCGGCTGAGGCCAGCCTCAACAAGTCCAA ATCAGCCAGCACTACTCCTTCTGGCTCCCCCTGCTCGTCCCAGCAGAGTGTGTATCATCCAGGTGATGGTGACGCCCCGTCAACCCTCACTGCACCCAACACTCAGCCCAGCTGGAACCCCTTTGGGGATGATAACTTCTCCAAGCTAACGGCAGAGGAGCTGCTCAACAAAGACTTCGCAAAGTTAGCTGAGA CTGCTGCACCAGGGGAGAAGATCACAGGCTCCAGTGAAAATCTTATTCCAGGGCTCAATGCTTTTCCAG AGAAGCTGATTGAGGGACTGAAGTCCCCTGAAACTTCTCTGCTGCTCCCCGACCTCTTAACCCTGGCCGACCCCTTCAATAGTTCTGCAGAGAGCTCCACCAATG CAAaggctcaggtgtgtgtggatTCACTTATTCCTGGTTTGGAAGCCCCCCAGGCCCAGCGACATTCAGCCCAGCCAGAGCTCATCCCCGCCAGCATGCCAG ACTCTCTCACTGGGGAAGACACTCTGCTGGGTTGCGATCTGTTATCTCGTACTTCTCCTCATGGAAACCAGTCTGTTTctgctctcccctcctcctcctgctcctctgctcctcctggcTCCGGCTCTGGATCCTGTCTGGAGGAGCTGCCGCCTGGTCAGACAGCCTCTG ACTCTGCTTTCCTCATGTCGTGTGGGGAGAAGGGCAATGACGACGAGTTTGACCCTATTCCTGTGCTCATCTCCAAAAACTCAAATCAAG GTGGTCACTCGCGCAGCAACAGTGGCAGTTCAGAGTCCAGCATCCCCAACTTGGCCCGCTCCCTTCTGCTGGTGGATCAGCTCATCGACCTCTAG
- the LOC130169389 gene encoding AP2-associated protein kinase 1-like isoform X4 has protein sequence MKKFFDSRRELVSSGPGSGAGGGGAGSGGGGSFIGRVFTIGRYQVTVEEIVAEGGFAIVFLVRTHQGLRCALKRMYVNNEHDLQVCKLEIQIMRDLVGNKNIVGFLDSSITAVGAGDVWEVLILMDFCRGGQVVNLMNQRLQTGFTEPEVLQIFCDTCEALARLHQCKTPIIHRDLKVENILLHDRGHYVLCDFGSATNRFQNPQTEGVPVVEEEIKKYTTLSYRAPEMVNLYGGKVITTKADIWAMGCLLYKLCYFTLPFGESQVAICDGSFTIPDNSRYSQDMHCLIRYMLEPDPDKRPDIYQVSYFSFKLARRECPVPNVHNSPIPAKLPEPIRASEAVAKKSQTKARLTDPIPTMETSIAPRQRPKAGQAQPQPISGILPIQPALTPRKRPNVPAGAPQAIGVGISGPPPAAAAVQPAQQGPAAQAASQPGQAASMQPQATPQHHQLLMKQQQASAFLSPQSNQQTAARGIHKVGSLTPPSSPKMAPKSGHRRILSDVTHSAVFGVPVSKSTQLLQAAAAEASLNKSKSASTTPSGSPCSSQQSVYHPGDGDAPSTLTAPNTQPSWNPFGDDNFSKLTAEELLNKDFAKLAETAAPGEKITGSSENLIPGLNAFPEKLIEGLKSPETSLLLPDLLTLADPFNSSAESSTNAKAQVCVDSLIPGLEAPQAQRHSAQPELIPASMPDSLTGEDTLLGCDLLSRTSPHGNQSVSALPSSSCSSAPPGSGSGSCLEELPPGQTASDLQGESNGYSVLGEGQETEPPEGDSQINEGCVHSSDEEEEKEVHKEEQQDEGTNESDVAAHDCSGSRPLLMESEDEEEQGPQLALHSSPHSSTVPTQPSTTFQQPTPSTLAQNHTQHVPEPAKGTDVAADVFSTAPFRIAQEEASDVFANAPFPRSTLAPQQQLDVFSQAPFGKRKEATGALPKTSYPHAAGVHAVTPDQGALGQVPPQPFRPQALAKYSRHFEGPVPQQLVAAHRVVSNVSRQAAVASVPVGPLHSWTSEVSAVDPFVSAPFHLKAPQEKP, from the exons GGGGTTTTGCCATAGTTTTTTTGGTGCGGACTCATCAGGGCTTACGTTGTGCACTAAAAAGGATGTATGTCAACAATGAACATGATCTGCAGGTCTGCAAACTTGAGATACAGATTATG aGGGACCTAGTGGGCAACAAAAACATAGTTGGTTTCCTGGACTCCAGCATAACTGCAGTTGGAGCTGGTGATGTCTGGGAAGTCCTAATCTTAATGGACTTCTGCCGAG GTGGGCAGGTGGTTAACCTAATGAACCAGCGGTTACAGACAGGCTTCACTGAACCAGAGGTGTTACAGATCTTTTGTGACACATGCGAGGCGCTCGCTCGTCTCCACCAGTGCAAAACTCCAATTATCCATCGAGATCTCAAG GTGGAAAACATTCTCCTGCACGATCGGGGGCACTACGTGCTCTGTGACTTTGGAAGTGCCACCAACCGCTTCCAAAACCCTCAAACAGAGGGGGTGCCAGTCGTAGAGGAGGAAATCAAAAA GTACACTACTCTGTCATACCGTGCTCCAGAGATGGTCAACCTCTACGGTGGAAAGGTCATCACAACAAAAGCAGACATTTGG GCAATGGGTTGTCTACTCTATAAGCTGTGTTACTTCACACTTCCTTTTGGGGAGAGCCAAGTGGCTATCTGTGATGGCAGCTTCACAATCCCAGACAACTCCCGCTACTCCCAGGACATGCACTGTCTCATTA GATACATGCTGGAACCTGACCCAGATAAGAGACCAGACATCTACCAAGTATCCTACTTTTCCTTTAAACTGGCGCGACGAGAGTGTCCAGTCCCAAATGTACAT AATTCGCCCATTCCTGCAAAACTtcctgagccaatcagagccagTGAAGCAGTGGCCAAAAAGAGTCAAACCAAAGCCAG GCTTACAGACCCCATTCCTACCATGGAAACCTCAATTGCACCTCGACAACGACCCAAGGCTGGCCAGGCTCAGCCCCAGCCGATATCGGGCATTCTCCCCATCCAGCCAGCTCTCACCCCTCGCAAGAGACCCAATGTGCCAGCTGGAGCGCCCCAGGCCATAG GTGTTGGTATCAGTGGCCcacctccagctgcagctgctgtccaaCCTGCTCAACAGGGCCCTGCTGCACAGGCTGCATCACAGCCAGGCCAGGCAGCCAGCATGCAGCCACAGGCTACACCGCAGCATCACCAGCTCCTCATGAAGCAGCAGCAAGCTTCGGCCTTCTTAAGTCCACAGAGTAACCAGCAG ACGGCTGCCCGAGGGATTCACAAAGTAGGCTCCTTGACACCCCCCTCGTCGCCAAAGATGGCCCCTAAGAGTGGGCACAGACGCATCCTGAGCGATGTCACCCACAGTGCCGTGTTCGGGGTTCCAGTCAGCAAGTCCACCCAGCTACTTCAGGCAGCCGCGGCTGAGGCCAGCCTCAACAAGTCCAA ATCAGCCAGCACTACTCCTTCTGGCTCCCCCTGCTCGTCCCAGCAGAGTGTGTATCATCCAGGTGATGGTGACGCCCCGTCAACCCTCACTGCACCCAACACTCAGCCCAGCTGGAACCCCTTTGGGGATGATAACTTCTCCAAGCTAACGGCAGAGGAGCTGCTCAACAAAGACTTCGCAAAGTTAGCTGAGA CTGCTGCACCAGGGGAGAAGATCACAGGCTCCAGTGAAAATCTTATTCCAGGGCTCAATGCTTTTCCAG AGAAGCTGATTGAGGGACTGAAGTCCCCTGAAACTTCTCTGCTGCTCCCCGACCTCTTAACCCTGGCCGACCCCTTCAATAGTTCTGCAGAGAGCTCCACCAATG CAAaggctcaggtgtgtgtggatTCACTTATTCCTGGTTTGGAAGCCCCCCAGGCCCAGCGACATTCAGCCCAGCCAGAGCTCATCCCCGCCAGCATGCCAG ACTCTCTCACTGGGGAAGACACTCTGCTGGGTTGCGATCTGTTATCTCGTACTTCTCCTCATGGAAACCAGTCTGTTTctgctctcccctcctcctcctgctcctctgctcctcctggcTCCGGCTCTGGATCCTGTCTGGAGGAGCTGCCGCCTGGTCAGACAGCCTCTG ATCTGCAAGGGGAGAGCAATGGCTACTCGGTGCTTGGGGAGGGACAAGAGACTGAACCTCCAGAAGGAGATTCTCAAATAAACGAGGGCTGTGTGCactccagtgatgaagaggaggagaaagaagtccataaggaggagcagcaggatgagGGAACCAATGAGAGTGACGTAGCAGCCCATGACTGCAGCGGCTCCAGACCTCTGCTGATGGAgtctgaggatgaagaggaacaAGGACCTCAGTTAGCCCTCCACTCATCTCCGCACTCCAGCACAGTACCAACACAACCATCTACTACCTTCCAACAACCTACTCCAAGCACCTTAGCTCAGAATCATACCCAGCATGTACCCGAGCCAGCTAAGGGGACAGATGTTGCTGCAGATGTCTTCTCTACAGCCCCCTTCCGGATTGCGCAAGAAGAAGCGTCTGACGTGTTTGCCAATGCTCCGTTTCCTCGCTCCACCCTTGCACCTCAGCAGCAGCTCGACGTATTCTCTCAAGCTCCCtttggaaaaagaaaggaggctACAGGAGCTCTGCCTAAGACCTCATACCCTCATGCAGCTGGAGTTCATGCTGTAACCCCTGATCAAGGTGCGTTGGGACAAGTTCCCCCTCAACCATTCCGCCCTCAAGCCCTGGCCAAATATTCCCGACACTTTGAGGGACCTGTACCCCAGCAGCTAGTAGCAGCTCACAGAGTAGTGTCTAACGTGAGCAGGCAAGCCGCTGTGGCATCAGTCCCTGTTGGACCTCTTCACTCATGGACGTCAGAAGTGAGCGCTGTAGACCCCTTTGTCTCTGCACCCTTTCACCTCAAGGCTCCGCAAGAAAAGCCCTGA
- the LOC130169389 gene encoding AP2-associated protein kinase 1-like isoform X5, producing MKKFFDSRRELVSSGPGSGAGGGGAGSGGGGSFIGRVFTIGRYQVTVEEIVAEGGFAIVFLVRTHQGLRCALKRMYVNNEHDLQVCKLEIQIMRDLVGNKNIVGFLDSSITAVGAGDVWEVLILMDFCRGGQVVNLMNQRLQTGFTEPEVLQIFCDTCEALARLHQCKTPIIHRDLKVENILLHDRGHYVLCDFGSATNRFQNPQTEGVPVVEEEIKKYTTLSYRAPEMVNLYGGKVITTKADIWAMGCLLYKLCYFTLPFGESQVAICDGSFTIPDNSRYSQDMHCLIRYMLEPDPDKRPDIYQVSYFSFKLARRECPVPNVHNSPIPAKLPEPIRASEAVAKKSQTKARLTDPIPTMETSIAPRQRPKAGQAQPQPISGILPIQPALTPRKRPNVPAGAPQAIGVGISGPPPAAAAVQPAQQGPAAQAASQPGQAASMQPQATPQHHQLLMKQQQASAFLSPQSNQQHQLVQSLHHQPQQQQTASQASTVLQSKAKPVHPVVTLQLQYQQQQQHVAHETAAPHLTPIPESAVIGPAADPEVATAARGIHKVGSLTPPSSPKMAPKSGHRRILSDVTHSAVFGVPVSKSTQLLQAAAAEASLNKSKSASTTPSGSPCSSQQSVYHPGDGDAPSTLTAPNTQPSWNPFGDDNFSKLTAEELLNKDFAKLAETAAPGEKITGSSENLIPGLNAFPDLQGESNGYSVLGEGQETEPPEGDSQINEGCVHSSDEEEEKEVHKEEQQDEGTNESDVAAHDCSGSRPLLMESEDEEEQGPQLALHSSPHSSTVPTQPSTTFQQPTPSTLAQNHTQHVPEPAKGTDVAADVFSTAPFRIAQEEASDVFANAPFPRSTLAPQQQLDVFSQAPFGKRKEATGALPKTSYPHAAGVHAVTPDQGALGQVPPQPFRPQALAKYSRHFEGPVPQQLVAAHRVVSNVSRQAAVASVPVGPLHSWTSEVSAVDPFVSAPFHLKAPQEKP from the exons GGGGTTTTGCCATAGTTTTTTTGGTGCGGACTCATCAGGGCTTACGTTGTGCACTAAAAAGGATGTATGTCAACAATGAACATGATCTGCAGGTCTGCAAACTTGAGATACAGATTATG aGGGACCTAGTGGGCAACAAAAACATAGTTGGTTTCCTGGACTCCAGCATAACTGCAGTTGGAGCTGGTGATGTCTGGGAAGTCCTAATCTTAATGGACTTCTGCCGAG GTGGGCAGGTGGTTAACCTAATGAACCAGCGGTTACAGACAGGCTTCACTGAACCAGAGGTGTTACAGATCTTTTGTGACACATGCGAGGCGCTCGCTCGTCTCCACCAGTGCAAAACTCCAATTATCCATCGAGATCTCAAG GTGGAAAACATTCTCCTGCACGATCGGGGGCACTACGTGCTCTGTGACTTTGGAAGTGCCACCAACCGCTTCCAAAACCCTCAAACAGAGGGGGTGCCAGTCGTAGAGGAGGAAATCAAAAA GTACACTACTCTGTCATACCGTGCTCCAGAGATGGTCAACCTCTACGGTGGAAAGGTCATCACAACAAAAGCAGACATTTGG GCAATGGGTTGTCTACTCTATAAGCTGTGTTACTTCACACTTCCTTTTGGGGAGAGCCAAGTGGCTATCTGTGATGGCAGCTTCACAATCCCAGACAACTCCCGCTACTCCCAGGACATGCACTGTCTCATTA GATACATGCTGGAACCTGACCCAGATAAGAGACCAGACATCTACCAAGTATCCTACTTTTCCTTTAAACTGGCGCGACGAGAGTGTCCAGTCCCAAATGTACAT AATTCGCCCATTCCTGCAAAACTtcctgagccaatcagagccagTGAAGCAGTGGCCAAAAAGAGTCAAACCAAAGCCAG GCTTACAGACCCCATTCCTACCATGGAAACCTCAATTGCACCTCGACAACGACCCAAGGCTGGCCAGGCTCAGCCCCAGCCGATATCGGGCATTCTCCCCATCCAGCCAGCTCTCACCCCTCGCAAGAGACCCAATGTGCCAGCTGGAGCGCCCCAGGCCATAG GTGTTGGTATCAGTGGCCcacctccagctgcagctgctgtccaaCCTGCTCAACAGGGCCCTGCTGCACAGGCTGCATCACAGCCAGGCCAGGCAGCCAGCATGCAGCCACAGGCTACACCGCAGCATCACCAGCTCCTCATGAAGCAGCAGCAAGCTTCGGCCTTCTTAAGTCCACAGAGTAACCAGCAG CATCAACTGGTACAGAGCCTCCATCACcaaccacagcaacaacaaacagcGTCTCAGGCGTCTACTGTGCTGCAGTCCAAAGCTAAACCTGTTCATCCAGTTGTTACTCTGCAACTGCAataccaacagcagcagcagcatgtagCCCATGAAACAGCAGCTCCACATCTCACACCTATCCCTGAGTCTGCAGTCATTGGTCCTGCAGCTGACCCAGAGGTTGCG ACGGCTGCCCGAGGGATTCACAAAGTAGGCTCCTTGACACCCCCCTCGTCGCCAAAGATGGCCCCTAAGAGTGGGCACAGACGCATCCTGAGCGATGTCACCCACAGTGCCGTGTTCGGGGTTCCAGTCAGCAAGTCCACCCAGCTACTTCAGGCAGCCGCGGCTGAGGCCAGCCTCAACAAGTCCAA ATCAGCCAGCACTACTCCTTCTGGCTCCCCCTGCTCGTCCCAGCAGAGTGTGTATCATCCAGGTGATGGTGACGCCCCGTCAACCCTCACTGCACCCAACACTCAGCCCAGCTGGAACCCCTTTGGGGATGATAACTTCTCCAAGCTAACGGCAGAGGAGCTGCTCAACAAAGACTTCGCAAAGTTAGCTGAGA CTGCTGCACCAGGGGAGAAGATCACAGGCTCCAGTGAAAATCTTATTCCAGGGCTCAATGCTTTTCCAG ATCTGCAAGGGGAGAGCAATGGCTACTCGGTGCTTGGGGAGGGACAAGAGACTGAACCTCCAGAAGGAGATTCTCAAATAAACGAGGGCTGTGTGCactccagtgatgaagaggaggagaaagaagtccataaggaggagcagcaggatgagGGAACCAATGAGAGTGACGTAGCAGCCCATGACTGCAGCGGCTCCAGACCTCTGCTGATGGAgtctgaggatgaagaggaacaAGGACCTCAGTTAGCCCTCCACTCATCTCCGCACTCCAGCACAGTACCAACACAACCATCTACTACCTTCCAACAACCTACTCCAAGCACCTTAGCTCAGAATCATACCCAGCATGTACCCGAGCCAGCTAAGGGGACAGATGTTGCTGCAGATGTCTTCTCTACAGCCCCCTTCCGGATTGCGCAAGAAGAAGCGTCTGACGTGTTTGCCAATGCTCCGTTTCCTCGCTCCACCCTTGCACCTCAGCAGCAGCTCGACGTATTCTCTCAAGCTCCCtttggaaaaagaaaggaggctACAGGAGCTCTGCCTAAGACCTCATACCCTCATGCAGCTGGAGTTCATGCTGTAACCCCTGATCAAGGTGCGTTGGGACAAGTTCCCCCTCAACCATTCCGCCCTCAAGCCCTGGCCAAATATTCCCGACACTTTGAGGGACCTGTACCCCAGCAGCTAGTAGCAGCTCACAGAGTAGTGTCTAACGTGAGCAGGCAAGCCGCTGTGGCATCAGTCCCTGTTGGACCTCTTCACTCATGGACGTCAGAAGTGAGCGCTGTAGACCCCTTTGTCTCTGCACCCTTTCACCTCAAGGCTCCGCAAGAAAAGCCCTGA